One stretch of Streptomyces sp. MMBL 11-1 DNA includes these proteins:
- a CDS encoding dipeptidase, with product MNDAYLGRARELLAVHPVVDGHNDLPWALREQVGYDLDARDIAADQRGLLHTDLNRLRAGGVGGQFWSVYVRTDLTGDAAVSATLEQIDVVGELIARYPTHLRRALTADDLEKARAEGRIASLMGAEGGHSINNSLGTLRALYDLGVRYMTLTHNDNIDWADSATDLPRLGGLSAFGHEVVREMNRVGMLVDLSHVADGVMRDALATSTAPVIFSHSSARAVCDHPRNIPDDVLAALPANGGVAMATFVPKFVLPEAVAWTLAADRNMREHGLHHLDTTPAAMRIHEDFEAASPRPQATVSTIADHLDHMRAVAGVDHIGIGGDYDGTAFTPRGLEDVSGYPNLIAELLRRGWSEGDLAKLTWRNSVRVLRDAEAVARDEQSVRGPSHATITELDGPLG from the coding sequence ATGAACGACGCCTATCTGGGGCGGGCCCGCGAGCTCCTCGCCGTCCACCCCGTCGTCGACGGCCACAACGACCTCCCCTGGGCCCTGCGCGAACAGGTCGGATACGACCTCGACGCCCGGGACATCGCCGCCGACCAGCGCGGTCTGCTCCACACCGACCTGAACCGGCTGCGGGCCGGCGGGGTCGGCGGACAGTTCTGGTCGGTGTACGTCCGCACCGACCTGACCGGGGACGCGGCCGTCAGCGCCACCCTGGAGCAGATCGACGTCGTCGGCGAGCTGATCGCCCGCTACCCCACGCACCTGCGGCGCGCGCTCACCGCCGACGACCTGGAGAAGGCCCGCGCCGAGGGCCGGATCGCCTCCCTGATGGGCGCCGAGGGCGGCCACTCCATCAACAACTCGCTGGGCACCCTGCGCGCCCTGTACGACCTGGGCGTCCGCTACATGACGCTCACCCACAACGACAACATCGACTGGGCCGACAGCGCGACGGACCTGCCGCGCCTCGGCGGCCTCTCCGCCTTCGGCCACGAGGTCGTCCGCGAGATGAACCGCGTCGGCATGCTGGTCGACCTCAGCCATGTCGCGGACGGGGTCATGCGCGACGCGCTCGCCACCAGCACCGCGCCGGTGATCTTCTCGCACTCCTCGGCCCGCGCCGTCTGCGACCACCCGCGCAACATCCCCGACGACGTGCTCGCCGCCCTCCCGGCCAACGGCGGCGTCGCGATGGCGACCTTCGTCCCGAAGTTCGTGCTGCCCGAGGCCGTCGCCTGGACCCTGGCCGCCGACCGCAACATGCGCGAGCACGGCCTGCACCACCTCGACACCACCCCGGCCGCGATGCGTATCCACGAGGACTTCGAGGCGGCCAGCCCGCGTCCCCAGGCCACCGTCTCGACCATCGCGGACCACCTCGACCACATGCGCGCGGTCGCTGGCGTCGACCACATCGGCATCGGCGGCGACTACGACGGCACGGCGTTCACCCCGCGGGGCCTGGAGGACGTCTCCGGCTACCCGAACCTCATCGCCGAACTGCTGCGGCGCGGCTGGTCCGAGGGCGACCTCGCCAAGCTGACCTGGCGCAACTCCGTACGTGTGCTGCGCGACGCGGAAGCCGTCGCCCGCGACGAGCAGAGCGTGCGCGGCCCGTCCCACGCGACCATCACGGAGCTGGACGGCCCGCTCGGCTGA
- the purE gene encoding 5-(carboxyamino)imidazole ribonucleotide mutase — MTSSGTGSPAAPLVGIVMGSDSDWPVMEAAAKALDEFEIPYEVDVVSAHRMPREMIAYGEEAAGRGLKTIVAGAGGAAHLPGMLASVTPLPVIGVPVPLKYLDGMDSLLSIVQMPAGVPVATVSVGGARNAGLLAARILAASDPALQERMREFLQELNDQATEKGKRLRAKVQGADSFGFGK, encoded by the coding sequence ATGACTTCTTCCGGCACCGGATCCCCCGCCGCCCCTCTCGTCGGCATCGTCATGGGCTCGGACTCCGACTGGCCCGTCATGGAGGCGGCGGCCAAGGCGCTCGACGAGTTCGAGATCCCCTACGAGGTCGACGTCGTCTCCGCCCACCGCATGCCGCGCGAGATGATCGCGTACGGCGAGGAAGCGGCGGGCCGCGGCCTGAAGACGATCGTCGCGGGCGCGGGCGGGGCGGCCCACCTGCCCGGCATGCTGGCCTCCGTCACCCCGCTGCCGGTCATCGGCGTTCCGGTGCCGCTGAAGTACCTGGACGGCATGGACAGTCTGCTCTCCATCGTCCAGATGCCGGCCGGGGTCCCCGTCGCCACGGTCTCCGTCGGCGGCGCGCGCAACGCGGGCCTGCTGGCCGCGCGGATCCTCGCCGCGTCCGACCCCGCGCTCCAGGAGCGGATGCGGGAGTTCCTGCAGGAGCTGAACGACCAGGCCACCGAGAAGGGCAAACGTCTGCGCGCCAAGGTCCAGGGCGCGGACTCCTTCGGCTTCGGAAAGTAG
- a CDS encoding 5-(carboxyamino)imidazole ribonucleotide synthase has protein sequence MTFPVVGMVGGGQLARMTHEAGIPLGLKFKLLSDTPQDSAAQVVSEVVIGDYRDLDTLRAFARGCDVITFDHEHVPTAHLRALEADGIPVRPGPDALVHAQDKGVMRARLAEIGAPCPRNRIVSDPADAAAFAEEVGGFPVILKTVRGGYDGKGVWVVRSEADAADPFRAGVPVLAEEKVDFVRELAANIVRSPHGQAVAYPVVESVQVDGVCDTVIAPAPELDEELAGEAQQLALRIAAELGVVGHLAVELFETRGPDGKPGILVNELAMRPHNSGHWTQDGAITSQFANHVRAVLDLPLGDPRPRAPWTVMCNVLGGDYPDMYQAYLHCMARDPQLKIHMYGKDVKPGRKVGHVNTYGDDLADVRERARHAADYLRGTITE, from the coding sequence GTGACGTTCCCGGTAGTCGGCATGGTCGGCGGCGGTCAGCTCGCCCGCATGACCCACGAGGCGGGCATCCCCCTCGGCCTGAAATTCAAGCTGCTCAGTGACACTCCCCAGGACTCGGCGGCCCAGGTGGTGAGCGAGGTCGTCATCGGCGACTATCGCGACCTGGACACGCTGCGCGCCTTCGCGCGCGGCTGCGACGTGATCACCTTCGATCACGAGCACGTGCCGACCGCGCATCTGCGGGCCCTGGAGGCGGACGGCATCCCCGTGCGCCCCGGCCCCGATGCCCTGGTGCACGCCCAGGACAAGGGGGTGATGCGCGCCAGGCTCGCGGAGATCGGCGCCCCCTGCCCCCGTAACCGCATCGTGAGCGACCCGGCCGACGCCGCCGCGTTCGCCGAGGAGGTCGGCGGCTTCCCCGTCATCCTCAAGACCGTGCGCGGCGGCTACGACGGCAAGGGCGTGTGGGTGGTGCGCTCCGAGGCGGACGCCGCCGACCCGTTCCGCGCCGGGGTCCCGGTCCTCGCGGAGGAGAAGGTCGACTTCGTACGGGAGCTGGCGGCCAACATCGTCCGCTCGCCGCACGGCCAGGCCGTCGCCTACCCGGTCGTCGAGTCCGTCCAGGTCGACGGCGTCTGCGACACGGTGATCGCCCCAGCCCCCGAGCTGGACGAGGAACTGGCCGGCGAGGCCCAGCAGCTCGCGCTGCGCATCGCCGCCGAACTGGGCGTCGTCGGACACCTCGCGGTCGAACTGTTCGAGACGCGTGGACCCGACGGGAAGCCCGGCATCCTGGTCAACGAGCTGGCGATGCGCCCGCACAACTCGGGCCACTGGACCCAGGACGGCGCGATCACCTCCCAGTTCGCCAACCACGTACGGGCGGTCCTCGACCTCCCCCTCGGCGACCCGCGCCCGCGCGCCCCCTGGACGGTCATGTGCAACGTCCTGGGCGGCGACTACCCGGACATGTACCAGGCGTATCTGCACTGCATGGCCCGCGACCCGCAGCTCAAGATCCACATGTACGGCAAGGACGTGAAGCCGGGCCGCAAGGTCGGACACGTCAACACCTACGGCGACGACCTGGCGGACGTGCGGGAGCGCGCCCGGCACGCGGCCGACTACCTGCGAGGAACGATCACCGAATGA
- a CDS encoding GtrA family protein produces MSERGALRSRLELLAREVAKFGAVGAFGLLVNIAVFNLLRHTTDLQVVRASVVATFVAILFNYVGFRYWTYRDRDKTGRTRELALFLLFSAAGAVIETGVLYLATYGFGWNTPVQSNVFKIVGIGVATLFRFWSYRTWVFKTLPAKEAVLNAERFLEQRRPSEERVVPNPVRN; encoded by the coding sequence ATGAGCGAACGGGGCGCACTGCGGTCCCGGCTTGAGCTGCTGGCCCGGGAGGTCGCCAAGTTCGGCGCGGTCGGCGCTTTCGGCCTGCTGGTCAACATCGCGGTCTTCAACCTGCTGCGGCACACGACGGACCTCCAGGTGGTCCGGGCGAGTGTGGTGGCGACGTTCGTCGCGATCCTCTTCAACTACGTGGGCTTCCGCTACTGGACCTACCGGGACCGCGACAAGACCGGCCGGACCCGTGAGCTGGCCCTCTTCCTGCTGTTCAGTGCGGCGGGCGCGGTGATCGAGACCGGCGTGCTGTACCTGGCGACGTACGGCTTCGGCTGGAACACCCCGGTCCAGAGCAACGTCTTCAAGATCGTCGGCATCGGGGTCGCCACCCTGTTCCGCTTCTGGTCCTACCGGACCTGGGTCTTCAAGACCCTGCCCGCCAAGGAGGCCGTGCTGAACGCGGAACGGTTTCTGGAGCAGCGCAGGCCGTCGGAAGAACGGGTAGTGCCCAACCCCGTACGGAACTGA